DNA from Fusobacterium perfoetens:
TCCTATGATATTAATTTTATCATAGAAAGCTATTAAAAGTTAGTATTATTTAATTTACAGAATCTTTTTCACAGGCTCATATAGAATTTAATTAATGTCAAGAGAGTTTTTTTATTTTAATTTTTCTTGAAGTTCATTAAAAGTAACTTGGTATTTTTCTAGTAATAAACTCAAAATTTTTCTGTCAATTATTTCTATATTATTACTTTCTCTTTCTTTTAAAGAATTATAAACTTCTGAATTTGTAACAACAGCCACTTTTTTTATCTTTATATTTAATTCTTTTTCATAAATATTTTTTCCAGATAAAACTTCTTCTAAAGCTGATTTGTCAATTTTATTTTTACTTTTTTTTACTTGAATAGCCATAAAATCATTTTCGCTCAATTGGATTAAACCATCAACTCCAAAGTCACCTGTTTTTTTGGTTAAAAATCCTTTTTTATTATATTTTTTTTCTAATAAAATTATCGCAGCAGCTTCTAAAAAATTCCAATCTAAGATATCTAAAGTTTCGATATTGATAATTTTTTCTTGGGCGATATCTTTGTCTTTAAATTCATTAAAATCTGTTTCATCCATATCAATGGGAGCTGCTAAAAAGAAATCTCTCAATAATTTTTTCTTTTTTATGATAATTTTATTTAATTTTTCTTCAGGAGAGCTAGTGTTTGTGAAATTAAATTTTTCTGATTCAATCCATTCATCTACCGAATTAAATATTAATTTTCCATATGTTTCATCAGAGGAAATCAGAGGATAGTAAACAAAAACATCTTTTGTTTGTCCTAATCTATAAGCTCTATCTGTTGCTTGTTCTTCTTTCGCAGGATTCCAATGTCTAGTATAATGAATTATATGATTTGCTTCTACTATATTTAATCCAACACCAGCGGCTTCTGGAGATAAAATAATAATATTAAATCCTTTACTTTCTCTATAATTATCTAGTAACATTCTTCTTATTTCTGAAGAATCTTCTCCGTTTATAATATTTGGATTAAATCCATACCATTCTTTAATAACTATAGATAATATTTTTTGCATTTTTTTATATTTGGTAAAAATAATTGCTTTTTCATTTTTTTGTTGGACTAAATCCAAAATTTCTTTTGTGTTCTCTAGTTTTAAGCTTTCATTTATTAACTCTAAGTTACTTACATTAAGTTCATTTTTATTTTCAACAAGTTTTGGATGACTACAAACCATTATCATTCTTTGAATTAGAGGTAAGACAGCATTTCCTTGCAATTTCATTTTATTGAACTGTTCTAATAACTCAGTTTGTTTTTTAGAGTATTTTAAATGATGGTATATAATTATTTTTTTAGGAAAATATTTTCCTTGATGATTTAAAATATCTTTAGTTCTTCTTATGAAGTGTTCTCCTAGTTTAGATTTTAATTCATCATTTATTTCTGATAATTTATTTTCATCTTTATTTTTTGTTAAATATTTTTTCTTAAATTCTTTTAAAGAACCTAATAAACCTGGATTTGAAAAGTCAACTAAACACCATAGATCCAAAATTGAATTCTCAATAGGGGTAGCACTACAAGCAATTTTAAAATTCGCATTTTGGGTCTTTATAGCGGTTGTTATAAGAGTATTTGGGTTTTTTATTTTTTGTGCCTCATCACAAATCATTACATCCCATTTATTTTTTCCTAGTTCAATATGATTTATTCTCAAAGTTTCATATGAAGTTAAAAGAATATTGGAGTTATTTATTCTTTCTTTTTTTTCTTTAGTCAGTTTTCCTTTTAATATTTCAACACTAAAAGTTTCTTTTTTAAAAAATCTTTGAATTTCTCCTTGATTACTTTCTTTTTCGCTTTCATTAAACCAGTTTCTAATTAATGAAATCGGTACTACTATTAAAGCCTTTAAATTATTATTTTTTTCTTTTATCCAAGATAAAAAAGTTAAAATTTGAAGAGTTTTTCCTAGTCCCATATCATCTGATAATAAAACACCGTTTATGTTATTATTTTTGTGTAAATTTTGCATTATTGCTACCCCTTCTTCCTGATAAGGTAGCAATTTTATATTTTCTTTTAAATTTTTAGGTTGTATGTATTTATATTTACAGATCTGAGCACTGTCTTTTTCTATATGTTCTAGTTCATCTATATTATCTTTTAAAAGTAGAACTTTTTTCTTTAATTTTTCTTCTGAATTTTTATTAAGTTCCTCAACTTCTTTTTCTTTGATAACTTCTTTTAAATATTCTTTATCAGTTACATTTTTTACATAAAAACCTTTGTATTCTATATATTCTTCGTTTGTTTTTTCCATTAACTCTAATAGATTTTTTAAATCTTTTGCTTTTTTAAAATCTATAACTTCTTTACAAGAATTCTTTATTTTTAAAATTTCATTTTGTAAATCTTTTTCAGAAAGTAATAATTTTCTTTTTCCCTCTTCAGTATTAAATTCTATTAAAACTTTGTCTTTTATCTTTTTGCTTTCTTCTAATTTTTTTTCTAAATATTCCCTATCATTTGGCTTTAATTTTATTTGTTCACCATCTATTGTATCTATATATGGTAATTCAAAAGAAAACCAATCAATGTCAACGTTATTTTGTGTTGGGTTAGTTCTATAATTTAAAAACCCTAAACCTTTTACTCTCGGTCCGTAATTATATTCTAATTCCTCTGTGTTCATTCTCTCATCTAAAAAAATAGAATTTTCTTTTTTTAAAAAATCTTTTTTAGAAATAAGGTTATTATTTTCTTTTACGACTGTTAGAGCTTCTAAAAGCTCATTGCTTAAAATTATTTGATGTTCTTTGTCATCTATTTTTATGGTGTAGTTTTTTTTAAGTCCTGTTTTATTTTTAAATTCTTTTTTAAAAGCATCTATTATTTTTTGGTCTTGAAAGTTTTCAGAATCAGTTTTTAAAAGAGGAATAATTTCCATATTATTTAGATCTTTTTCCTCAAAATCTAGTTGTAAATTATTTATAAGATTAATTTCACCGATTTTTTCAATTTCTTTTCCTAAAATAATACTCTTTTTTGTTGCTAAGTTTTTAATTTTTTTTACTATCTTATATTGTTCTAAAGGGATTGTATTTTTAATACTATTTTCATTATATTCTATTATATCTTTAACTAATTCATAATCATCTTTTTGCAGTAAAAATTTTTTTTCATCTTTTTCTCTTAAAATAATATTA
Protein-coding regions in this window:
- a CDS encoding SNF2-related protein is translated as MDMALKNIFSKIFKNTKEIKYEFKKKYEDDYILIEIFKNNKKCSISNFSQKEYEYLLNTDVFAISKEENYLKLPYENIYQLDEESLNFFGFPQYFYGILKIENDSYFLNKSGLKYNILFIDGENKYRYEKNNIILREKDEKKFLLQKDDYELVKDIIEYNENSIKNTIPLEQYKIVKKIKNLATKKSIILGKEIEKIGEINLINNLQLDFEEKDLNNMEIIPLLKTDSENFQDQKIIDAFKKEFKNKTGLKKNYTIKIDDKEHQIILSNELLEALTVVKENNNLISKKDFLKKENSIFLDERMNTEELEYNYGPRVKGLGFLNYRTNPTQNNVDIDWFSFELPYIDTIDGEQIKLKPNDREYLEKKLEESKKIKDKVLIEFNTEEGKRKLLLSEKDLQNEILKIKNSCKEVIDFKKAKDLKNLLELMEKTNEEYIEYKGFYVKNVTDKEYLKEVIKEKEVEELNKNSEEKLKKKVLLLKDNIDELEHIEKDSAQICKYKYIQPKNLKENIKLLPYQEEGVAIMQNLHKNNNINGVLLSDDMGLGKTLQILTFLSWIKEKNNNLKALIVVPISLIRNWFNESEKESNQGEIQRFFKKETFSVEILKGKLTKEKKERINNSNILLTSYETLRINHIELGKNKWDVMICDEAQKIKNPNTLITTAIKTQNANFKIACSATPIENSILDLWCLVDFSNPGLLGSLKEFKKKYLTKNKDENKLSEINDELKSKLGEHFIRRTKDILNHQGKYFPKKIIIYHHLKYSKKQTELLEQFNKMKLQGNAVLPLIQRMIMVCSHPKLVENKNELNVSNLELINESLKLENTKEILDLVQQKNEKAIIFTKYKKMQKILSIVIKEWYGFNPNIINGEDSSEIRRMLLDNYRESKGFNIIILSPEAAGVGLNIVEANHIIHYTRHWNPAKEEQATDRAYRLGQTKDVFVYYPLISSDETYGKLIFNSVDEWIESEKFNFTNTSSPEEKLNKIIIKKKKLLRDFFLAAPIDMDETDFNEFKDKDIAQEKIINIETLDILDWNFLEAAAIILLEKKYNKKGFLTKKTGDFGVDGLIQLSENDFMAIQVKKSKNKIDKSALEEVLSGKNIYEKELNIKIKKVAVVTNSEVYNSLKERESNNIEIIDRKILSLLLEKYQVTFNELQEKLK